One genomic region from Mycobacterium basiliense encodes:
- a CDS encoding DUF7159 family protein, which yields MALVEGQDGNGLIVEEDSFPVGGDSTIRSATDQVIDAILGTREGAAEAGLQLSAIGVSWTDHLQAAALRDALAVRKIENVMLVSGFLAAAALGQTVGGAVGYDRTAVLFIEPDTVTLAVVDTSDGSVSDVRQQLLSADDDTAVAEVVALVAAAESMPARPDGLYVVGTGVDVAMIKPVLDASTSLTVNVPEEHEMALARGAALASGNAPLFASSTAALAYAQDVRTPDFFDQDELGYHDVVEEDSAGRRSGLLVGSGLAVVATAAVVALEVALAMDIRPTVALQPRPNENHLVAPAEPAEVPTQVAAPAPRINVPQPSSGVPQLPAPLPAASIPPAPEAPDLPAAAEPIFGMPAAPVVPAPRAPDPIVAIPPLVPIVVPPVRVPNAVSPAVPKAPTLVPRQQPRLPKPRVQVPVSPPRIVNPIPRGPIGQTPPGRGSSPKPGRVAGGGRGGHGPGGLFGGGGHGGPFGGGGHGGFGGGHGGGFGGGHGGGFGGGHGRH from the coding sequence ATGGCGCTGGTGGAGGGTCAAGACGGTAACGGCCTGATCGTCGAAGAGGACAGTTTTCCGGTTGGCGGGGATTCGACCATTCGCAGCGCAACCGATCAGGTGATCGACGCGATTCTGGGCACCCGAGAGGGTGCGGCCGAGGCCGGTTTGCAGCTTTCCGCCATCGGCGTGAGCTGGACCGATCACTTGCAGGCCGCCGCGCTGCGTGACGCCTTGGCCGTGCGCAAGATTGAGAACGTCATGCTGGTCTCCGGATTCTTGGCTGCGGCCGCGCTGGGGCAGACGGTCGGGGGTGCGGTCGGATATGACCGGACCGCCGTGCTGTTCATCGAGCCCGATACGGTGACGTTGGCCGTGGTGGATACCTCGGACGGTTCGGTCAGCGATGTGCGCCAGCAGCTGTTGTCCGCAGACGATGACACCGCCGTGGCCGAGGTGGTCGCCCTGGTCGCGGCGGCCGAGTCCATGCCCGCTCGCCCGGACGGTTTGTACGTGGTGGGCACGGGCGTGGATGTCGCCATGATCAAACCGGTGCTTGATGCCTCCACGTCGCTGACGGTCAACGTCCCCGAGGAACACGAGATGGCCCTGGCCAGAGGCGCGGCACTGGCTTCGGGCAATGCGCCGTTGTTCGCATCCAGCACGGCGGCCCTGGCGTACGCGCAGGACGTGCGTACGCCCGACTTCTTCGATCAGGATGAGCTCGGCTATCACGACGTGGTCGAGGAGGACTCGGCCGGGCGCAGGTCAGGACTGTTGGTGGGCAGCGGGCTGGCGGTGGTCGCCACCGCTGCGGTGGTTGCGCTGGAAGTTGCCCTGGCGATGGACATTCGGCCCACGGTCGCGCTGCAGCCCAGACCCAACGAAAACCACCTGGTAGCGCCGGCGGAGCCGGCTGAAGTGCCCACTCAGGTCGCGGCTCCGGCTCCGCGGATCAACGTGCCACAGCCGTCGTCCGGGGTCCCGCAACTGCCGGCGCCGTTGCCGGCGGCCTCGATTCCGCCAGCTCCGGAGGCGCCGGATCTGCCGGCCGCGGCCGAACCGATATTCGGTATGCCGGCCGCTCCGGTGGTGCCGGCGCCGCGGGCGCCGGATCCGATTGTCGCCATTCCGCCGCTGGTGCCGATTGTGGTCCCGCCGGTGCGTGTGCCCAACGCGGTGAGTCCCGCGGTGCCCAAGGCTCCGACCCTGGTGCCCCGCCAGCAACCCCGGCTGCCGAAACCTCGCGTGCAGGTCCCGGTATCACCACCGCGAATCGTGAACCCAATTCCCCGGGGGCCGATAGGCCAGACGCCACCCGGTCGGGGGTCATCACCCAAACCTGGGCGGGTCGCCGGCGGTGGTCGGGGTGGCCATGGCCCAGGCGGCCTGTTCGGGGGCGGTGGCCACGGTGGGCCGTTTGGTGGTGGCGGTCACGGCGGCTTCGGCGGGGGCCACGGCGGTGGCTTTGGCGGGGGGCACGGCGGCGGCTTCGGCGGCGGCCACGGGCGACACTAG
- a CDS encoding DUF7159 family protein — protein MDTVLGVSLAPAAVRMVLVEGENGDGALVDQDGFDVDTDGGAATASAAEQVISAILGTREGACEGGYQLRSTGVTWRTPAQAAALRDALAARKIENVVLVSAFLAAAALAHAVGNETNYAHTALLFIEPDMATLAVVDSADGSITDIHRVALSEDDDTAVAQLTELASMADHLEAQPDAIFTVGSGIDLPLIKPALQAATTLPVTAAAEPETALARGAALAAANTPLLVSSTAAQAYAQDPGSGAIHPYGLDAAYFDDVSDGIETGKGALAYSAVTDDQPERSPFGLVASILAAIFVIGVGALAISLAVSIRSAPGTRPNPAHNVAPTAPAPVAQVPTPKAPAPQAPAPAPQAPTPVPQAPAPAPRHAPVSVPQPQVPAPVPQAPAPIPQAPAPAPVPVPVPIQIPLPPIFSPGGGGGFPGGDDGNRGGGRGGRHGGGHGGGHGGGHRGGFNIPFIPGI, from the coding sequence ATGGACACGGTTCTTGGTGTGTCGTTGGCGCCAGCGGCTGTCCGGATGGTGCTGGTCGAGGGCGAAAACGGCGACGGAGCACTTGTCGACCAAGACGGATTTGACGTCGATACCGATGGTGGTGCCGCAACGGCCAGCGCGGCCGAACAGGTCATCTCGGCGATCCTGGGGACCCGGGAGGGCGCATGCGAGGGCGGCTACCAGCTGAGGTCGACAGGTGTGACCTGGCGAACCCCCGCCCAGGCCGCGGCCCTGCGCGACGCGCTGGCCGCCCGCAAGATCGAGAACGTCGTACTGGTCTCGGCGTTTTTGGCCGCAGCTGCCCTTGCGCACGCCGTCGGAAACGAGACCAACTATGCCCACACCGCGTTGCTTTTCATCGAACCGGACATGGCCACCCTTGCGGTCGTCGACAGCGCAGATGGTTCGATCACCGACATCCATCGAGTGGCCCTGTCCGAGGACGATGACACCGCGGTGGCCCAGCTGACCGAACTGGCCTCGATGGCCGATCACCTGGAGGCCCAGCCGGATGCGATATTTACGGTTGGCTCCGGAATCGATCTGCCGCTGATCAAGCCGGCCCTACAGGCCGCGACGACGCTGCCGGTTACGGCGGCCGCAGAACCGGAGACGGCGCTCGCCCGCGGTGCAGCCCTGGCCGCGGCCAACACCCCGCTGCTGGTGTCTTCCACGGCGGCTCAGGCCTACGCGCAGGATCCCGGTAGCGGCGCGATCCACCCATACGGACTAGATGCGGCCTACTTCGACGACGTCTCCGACGGCATCGAAACCGGCAAGGGCGCCCTGGCCTACAGCGCTGTCACCGACGATCAGCCAGAGCGAAGTCCGTTCGGGCTGGTCGCGAGCATCCTGGCAGCGATCTTTGTCATCGGTGTTGGGGCACTAGCCATATCGCTGGCGGTGAGCATCCGGTCGGCGCCAGGGACCAGACCGAACCCGGCCCACAACGTCGCGCCCACCGCGCCGGCGCCGGTGGCCCAAGTTCCCACCCCCAAAGCCCCTGCACCGCAGGCGCCGGCTCCCGCGCCGCAGGCGCCCACGCCGGTCCCACAGGCACCGGCCCCGGCTCCGCGGCATGCCCCGGTTTCGGTGCCCCAGCCCCAGGTACCCGCGCCGGTCCCGCAGGCCCCAGCTCCGATCCCGCAGGCTCCGGCGCCCGCGCCCGTTCCGGTACCTGTTCCGATACAGATACCGTTGCCCCCGATCTTTAGTCCGGGCGGTGGGGGAGGATTCCCAGGTGGCGATGACGGCAACCGTGGCGGCGGTCGCGGCGGCCGGCACGGGGGCGGCCACGGCGGCGGTCATGGTGGTGGACATCGCGGTGGGTTCAACATTCCGTTTATCCCCGGCATCTAA
- a CDS encoding UDP-glucose dehydrogenase family protein, producing the protein MRCTVFGTGYLGATHAVGMAELGHEVVGVDIDPGKVAKLAGGDIPFYEPGLRKLLTDNIAAGRLHFTTDYDLAAEFADVHFLGVGTPQKKGEYGADLRHVHAVIDGLVPRLTRASVLIGKSTVPVGTAAELGQRAAALVAGGVDVEIAWNPEFLREGFAVHDTLHPDRIVLGVQDGSTRAEQAARELYGPLLAAGVPFLVTDLQTAELVKVSANAFLATKISFINAISEVCEAAGADVSLLSDALGYDPRIGRQCLNAGLGFGGGCLPKDIRAFMARAGELGANQALTFLREVDSINMRRRTRMVELATAACGGSLLGANIAVLGAAFKPESDDVRDSPALNVAGQLQLNGAVVNVYDPKALDNANRLFPTLNYAVSVAEACERADAVLVLTEWREFVELDPDALADRVRSRVIVDGRNCLDVYRWKRAGWRVYRLGAGMRTAS; encoded by the coding sequence ATGCGATGCACCGTCTTTGGCACCGGATATCTGGGTGCCACCCACGCCGTAGGAATGGCGGAACTGGGACATGAGGTCGTCGGGGTCGACATCGATCCAGGCAAGGTAGCCAAACTGGCCGGCGGTGATATCCCCTTCTACGAACCCGGCCTGCGAAAGCTATTGACCGACAACATTGCTGCGGGCCGGTTGCACTTCACCACCGACTACGACTTGGCCGCCGAATTCGCCGACGTGCATTTTCTGGGCGTCGGCACACCGCAAAAGAAGGGCGAATACGGCGCTGATCTGCGCCATGTCCATGCCGTCATCGACGGCTTGGTACCACGTCTGACCAGGGCGTCGGTGCTCATCGGCAAGTCGACCGTGCCGGTGGGCACCGCGGCCGAGCTGGGTCAGCGGGCCGCTGCGCTGGTAGCCGGCGGAGTCGACGTCGAAATCGCCTGGAATCCGGAGTTCCTGCGGGAGGGATTTGCTGTCCATGACACCTTGCATCCAGATCGCATTGTGCTTGGGGTGCAAGACGGTTCAACACGCGCCGAGCAGGCAGCGCGCGAGCTGTACGGTCCACTGCTGGCCGCCGGGGTGCCGTTCTTGGTGACGGATCTGCAGACCGCGGAGCTGGTCAAGGTTTCTGCCAATGCGTTTCTCGCAACCAAGATTTCGTTCATCAACGCCATCTCCGAAGTGTGTGAGGCGGCGGGCGCGGATGTCAGCCTATTGTCCGATGCGCTGGGATACGACCCTCGTATTGGTCGCCAATGTCTCAACGCCGGATTGGGTTTCGGGGGCGGATGCCTGCCCAAAGACATCCGCGCGTTTATGGCCCGCGCCGGTGAGCTGGGCGCTAACCAGGCACTGACATTTCTGCGCGAAGTGGACAGCATCAACATGCGCCGGCGCACCCGCATGGTTGAACTGGCCACCGCCGCGTGCGGTGGTTCCCTGCTGGGCGCCAACATCGCGGTACTCGGCGCGGCGTTCAAACCCGAATCCGACGATGTACGTGACTCGCCGGCACTCAATGTCGCGGGCCAGCTGCAGCTCAACGGCGCGGTGGTCAATGTGTACGACCCCAAAGCGCTGGACAACGCAAACCGGCTATTTCCCACGCTGAACTACGCGGTTTCGGTTGCGGAGGCCTGCGAGCGCGCCGACGCCGTGCTGGTGCTCACCGAATGGCGAGAGTTCGTCGAGCTCGACCCCGACGCACTGGCCGACCGCGTCCGCTCCCGGGTCATTGTCGACGGACGCAACTGCCTTGATGTATACCGCTGGAAAAGGGCGGGCTGGCGGGTGTATCGCCTCGGCGCGGGGATGCGAACGGCGTCGTAG